In a genomic window of Sphingomonas koreensis:
- a CDS encoding TonB-dependent receptor domain-containing protein, with protein MRLSYAVFASCGAIAIAAPAVAQRANDNAVTEAEDAFGSSVGNESIGLYSPSQVRGFSPVTAGNVRLEGVYIDRQGVISQRLVEGSTIRVGLSAQGYPFPAPTGIVDYRLRPVGDKRLVSVLAGSLAYGAPSIEVDAQLPILGRQLGVALSASYAHEEYYDGSDAHYSRFAVIPRWRPSDGVEIIPFWSMSIGRDEQVAPTIIAAGAFEPPPAPRRRYFGQKWAIRDSRSINVGTILKARIGESWAVSGGVFRSSAENLQNFAELFVGTTGDGITTEQVIADPGQRYASTSGELRVSRSFREGPRLHTLHASVRARQLDSRYGGGAAALDFGPRRLGDPVPVAEPASFLFGEQTQDRVRQATFGVAYEGRWRNVGELSLGVQRTDYRKTVDLSGAAPNAERRDRPWLFNVAAAGFLSDGIALYVGYTRGLEESGIAPINAANRNEALPAIRTSQADAGIRWTLNKRMKLVAGVFDVRKPYFNTDEANIFAILGDVRHKGAEISLAGSPIDSVSLIAGAVLMRPRVTGQGVELGRVGEIPLNQPARVLRANAEWRPGFLPGFSIDGAIANFGRRAASRDNLVFVPGYTLIDLGLRYRFKIGTAPATLRFQVANVTNTFAWNIVGSNSYGLTDKRRALLFLAADF; from the coding sequence GTGCGGCTGAGCTACGCGGTCTTTGCTTCCTGCGGCGCGATCGCGATCGCCGCGCCTGCCGTGGCCCAACGCGCGAATGACAATGCGGTGACGGAGGCCGAGGACGCGTTCGGATCGTCGGTCGGCAACGAGAGCATTGGGCTTTACTCGCCAAGCCAGGTCCGCGGCTTCTCGCCAGTGACCGCCGGCAATGTGCGGCTCGAAGGCGTCTATATCGACCGCCAGGGCGTGATCTCGCAGCGCCTGGTGGAGGGCTCGACCATTCGCGTCGGTCTGAGCGCGCAGGGCTACCCGTTTCCGGCGCCGACCGGCATCGTCGACTATCGCCTGCGCCCCGTTGGCGACAAGCGGCTGGTGAGTGTTCTGGCGGGAAGCCTCGCCTATGGCGCGCCGTCGATCGAAGTTGATGCGCAATTGCCGATTCTTGGGCGGCAGCTTGGCGTCGCCCTGAGCGCCTCCTATGCGCATGAGGAATATTATGACGGATCGGATGCGCACTATAGCCGCTTCGCCGTCATCCCGCGCTGGCGTCCGAGCGACGGTGTCGAGATCATCCCTTTCTGGTCGATGTCGATCGGCAGAGACGAGCAGGTCGCGCCGACCATCATCGCGGCCGGCGCCTTCGAGCCGCCGCCGGCGCCACGACGACGCTATTTCGGCCAGAAATGGGCCATCCGGGACAGCCGCAGCATCAACGTCGGCACGATTCTCAAGGCGCGGATCGGCGAGAGCTGGGCAGTTTCGGGGGGTGTCTTCCGCTCCTCGGCCGAGAACCTGCAGAACTTCGCCGAGCTGTTCGTCGGCACCACCGGCGACGGCATCACGACCGAACAGGTCATCGCGGATCCTGGACAGCGTTATGCTTCGACAAGCGGCGAGCTTCGGGTAAGCCGGAGCTTCAGAGAAGGTCCCCGGCTCCACACGCTGCACGCATCGGTGCGCGCACGCCAGCTCGACAGCCGCTATGGCGGTGGCGCGGCGGCGCTGGATTTCGGCCCGCGGCGGCTCGGCGATCCGGTGCCGGTGGCCGAGCCCGCATCGTTCCTGTTTGGGGAGCAGACGCAGGACCGGGTGCGGCAAGCGACCTTCGGTGTCGCCTACGAAGGGCGCTGGCGCAACGTCGGTGAGCTCAGCCTCGGCGTGCAACGAACCGACTATCGCAAGACCGTCGATCTGTCCGGCGCAGCGCCGAATGCCGAGCGACGCGACCGGCCATGGCTGTTCAATGTCGCCGCGGCAGGCTTTCTCTCGGACGGAATCGCGCTCTATGTCGGCTATACGCGCGGCCTCGAGGAGAGCGGGATCGCGCCGATCAACGCCGCCAACCGCAACGAGGCGCTGCCGGCGATCCGGACGAGCCAGGCCGACGCAGGCATTCGCTGGACGCTCAACAAGCGGATGAAGCTGGTCGCTGGGGTATTCGACGTCCGCAAGCCGTACTTCAACACCGACGAAGCCAACATCTTCGCCATCCTTGGCGACGTCCGGCATAAGGGGGCGGAAATCAGCCTGGCGGGAAGTCCGATCGACAGTGTCAGCCTGATCGCGGGCGCAGTGCTCATGCGGCCGCGCGTGACCGGGCAAGGGGTTGAGTTGGGCCGCGTCGGCGAGATCCCGCTCAACCAGCCGGCGCGTGTGCTGCGTGCCAATGCCGAATGGCGACCCGGCTTCTTACCAGGTTTTTCCATCGACGGCGCGATCGCGAACTTCGGTCGCCGCGCCGCCTCGCGCGACAATTTGGTGTTCGTGCCGGGCTACACGCTGATCGATCTGGGTCTGCGCTACCGGTTCAAGATCGGCACTGCGCCTGCGACGCTGCGCTTCCAAGTCGCCAACGTGACGAACACCTTCGCGTGGAACATCGTCGGCAGCAATAGTTACGGGCTGACCGACAAGCGACGGGCCCTGCTCTTCCTGGCGGCCGACTTCTAG